A portion of the Candidatus Nitrosotenuis aquarius genome contains these proteins:
- a CDS encoding ArsR/SmtB family transcription factor, giving the protein MGDSEDPMGINDKIEILSTDDDRIKAVGELLSSDSSRAILKLLFNEEMTANQIAQKTEISLPLVMYHLKKMQDANVVKISQTGKNTKSHDMKYYTVDKFAIVILPSGMTEKAKTSKSLFNSFNRIYRFATIGGVSLAAWFSSQFIQQNNRIAISNARANSGNLAMDAQPESAFTASSPEMAMKSAPVQEQAEPTGAESLESVESVPAQDTADEYANFAQETSPSPEPPAMPMDGDTFSYMTPDTPILGEPISDLYLSIIIALSVGIIGLIIERILSSRRKKTRNYQAQ; this is encoded by the coding sequence ATGGGCGACTCGGAAGATCCAATGGGAATTAACGACAAAATAGAGATTCTATCTACTGATGATGATCGTATCAAAGCGGTAGGGGAATTGCTCAGCTCCGACTCGTCGCGTGCCATTCTAAAATTATTGTTCAACGAGGAAATGACTGCAAACCAAATTGCGCAAAAAACAGAGATTTCACTTCCACTTGTGATGTACCATCTAAAAAAAATGCAGGATGCAAACGTAGTCAAAATATCACAGACTGGAAAAAACACAAAATCGCACGACATGAAATACTATACCGTCGATAAGTTCGCCATAGTAATACTGCCGTCTGGCATGACAGAAAAGGCAAAGACATCCAAGTCGTTGTTCAACTCGTTTAATCGAATATACCGATTCGCAACAATCGGAGGTGTATCTCTTGCAGCATGGTTTTCATCGCAGTTCATCCAGCAAAACAATCGAATCGCAATTAGTAATGCGCGTGCAAATTCGGGTAATTTGGCAATGGATGCTCAGCCAGAATCGGCATTCACTGCATCCAGTCCGGAAATGGCAATGAAATCAGCCCCCGTACAAGAACAGGCAGAACCTACTGGTGCAGAATCACTTGAGAGTGTTGAATCTGTACCGGCGCAAGACACAGCTGATGAGTATGCGAACTTTGCACAGGAGACATCTCCCTCCCCGGAACCGCCGGCAATGCCGATGGATGGAGATACATTTTCTTACATGACTCCAGACACTCCAATTCTTGGCGAGCCGATATCTGACCTGTATCTATCAATAATAATTGCCCTGTCTGTGGGAATAATCGGCCTCATAATAGAGAGAATCCTCTCCTCTAGGCGGAAAAAGACTAGAAATTACCAGGCCCAATAA
- a CDS encoding SIMPL domain-containing protein, which translates to MNKAITVAAAIGVVLALGFSLGAIPTGLDAQAQTEPTPFPSREKTISVTGQANTFVEPDRLNIRFGVEVQKPTAKEALDENSEQMNKVIEAIKAAGINDDEITTSQFSIYPVYESYQEKETGIYKQRLTGYSVSNIIQVKTPKLDLVSEIIDAAVDSGVNRVDSVWFSLSEKKQQQVSDDLLAEAITNARSKAEKALVPLDYQIVGVKYVSLDGGYYPPPMPYYGAMDFAMEKSATPIFSSDQQVTASATVVFLIGSN; encoded by the coding sequence ATGAACAAAGCAATCACAGTCGCAGCCGCGATAGGAGTTGTTCTTGCATTAGGATTCTCGCTAGGAGCAATCCCAACAGGTCTTGATGCACAGGCACAAACAGAGCCAACTCCGTTTCCTTCACGGGAAAAAACAATCTCAGTGACGGGACAAGCAAACACCTTTGTTGAACCAGACAGACTCAACATCCGCTTTGGAGTAGAGGTACAAAAGCCAACTGCCAAAGAAGCACTGGATGAAAACAGTGAGCAGATGAACAAGGTAATTGAGGCAATCAAAGCAGCTGGAATAAACGATGACGAAATAACCACATCCCAGTTCTCAATTTACCCAGTCTACGAGTCATATCAGGAAAAAGAGACAGGCATCTACAAGCAAAGACTCACAGGCTACAGCGTATCTAACATCATCCAGGTCAAGACCCCAAAACTGGACTTGGTCTCTGAAATAATTGATGCTGCAGTAGATTCTGGAGTAAACCGAGTAGATAGTGTCTGGTTCTCTTTGTCTGAGAAGAAGCAACAGCAAGTCAGCGATGATCTGCTAGCAGAGGCAATCACAAACGCAAGATCCAAGGCAGAAAAGGCACTTGTTCCACTGGACTACCAAATAGTCGGAGTCAAGTATGTCAGCCTAGATGGGGGATACTATCCACCACCGATGCCATACTATGGAGCAATGGACTTTGCAATGGAAAAATCTGCAACTCCAATCTTCTCGTCTGACCAACAGGTAACAGCATCCGCAACCGTCGTCTTCCTAATTGGAAGCAACTAA
- a CDS encoding sensor histidine kinase: MPEFIARHRVVEIGLDRIIDTVNNEIDEFGVSTIEMFYVHKTEEMCCILEAPSQEAIKNHYTNAGLVCGYIAPIERIDTKIGEKSERLRAIGELAARLAHDLRNPLSVIKNTVEIMESKQVLHIEEKIIYYGRLRRAIDRISHQIEDVLDFVRPTQMKFQKYLLNDIINSALEKIVRPDDVEVILPTTFVYCICDQTKIEIVLANLIMNSIQAMSGTGTIKIVLSDTPNDVVIQVSDTGCGIPENILPKIFEPLFTTKQTGTGLGLASCKKIIEQHGGLISATSRENQGTTFTIILPKQFVSKKIEKLVASN; this comes from the coding sequence GTGCCAGAATTTATTGCACGACATAGAGTCGTAGAGATAGGCCTAGATAGAATAATTGACACTGTAAATAATGAAATCGACGAATTCGGTGTCAGCACAATAGAGATGTTCTATGTTCATAAAACCGAGGAGATGTGTTGCATTTTGGAGGCACCAAGTCAAGAGGCAATCAAAAATCATTACACCAATGCAGGCCTAGTCTGTGGATACATCGCACCAATTGAGAGAATCGACACTAAAATTGGTGAAAAATCAGAGCGACTGCGAGCAATAGGAGAATTAGCTGCAAGACTTGCACATGATCTGAGAAACCCACTATCAGTAATCAAAAACACCGTAGAAATCATGGAATCAAAACAGGTTTTACACATTGAAGAAAAAATTATCTATTATGGAAGACTCAGGCGCGCAATAGATAGAATATCGCACCAAATAGAAGATGTTCTGGATTTTGTTAGGCCGACTCAAATGAAATTCCAAAAATATCTGCTCAACGATATAATAAATTCAGCATTAGAAAAAATTGTCAGGCCGGATGACGTTGAGGTAATTCTGCCAACAACATTTGTTTATTGTATTTGTGATCAGACAAAAATAGAGATAGTTTTGGCAAATCTGATTATGAATTCAATTCAGGCAATGTCTGGTACAGGCACGATCAAAATAGTATTGTCTGATACACCAAATGACGTGGTGATTCAAGTATCGGATACTGGATGCGGCATTCCAGAAAACATTTTGCCAAAAATCTTTGAGCCGCTATTTACCACAAAACAGACAGGGACAGGTCTAGGCCTTGCCAGCTGCAAAAAAATCATAGAACAACACGGGGGCCTAATTTCCGCCACAAGCAGAGAAAACCAAGGAACCACGTTCACAATAATTTTGCCAAAACAGTTTGTATCTAAAAAAATAGAAAAATTAGTTGCTTCCAATTAG
- a CDS encoding toprim domain-containing protein, protein MEISYDEISELRDFIVSLNLASESVIVVEGKRDSAALKNLGYQQKILEFHRFGGLTKFADSVSSHKNLILLFDSDRKGRYMTKKIIEQLERRTRIDLSYKKRLMHITRGKISAIEELSQYEKLFND, encoded by the coding sequence GTGGAGATTTCATATGATGAGATTTCTGAACTGCGTGACTTTATTGTGTCCCTGAATTTGGCTTCTGAAAGTGTCATAGTGGTGGAGGGAAAACGCGACTCGGCAGCACTAAAAAACCTAGGTTACCAGCAAAAAATATTGGAATTTCATAGATTTGGCGGTCTGACAAAATTTGCAGATTCTGTTTCATCACACAAAAACTTGATTTTGCTGTTTGATTCTGATAGAAAGGGAAGATATATGACAAAAAAAATAATAGAGCAACTAGAACGACGAACCCGAATTGATCTATCCTACAAAAAACGCCTAATGCACATTACAAGAGGGAAGATTAGCGCAATCGAGGAGCTGTCGCAATATGAAAAACTCTTCAATGATTAG
- a CDS encoding NAD(P)/FAD-dependent oxidoreductase, protein MQSAKKILILGGGFAGISVLQELESSFKHNDNVQITLVNEDNFFLFTPMLPELASGMIRPSAISIPLRMVCKKTEFIQAKVSSIDLKSKLVAITRPFDGMVKVLSYDYLVIAMGGTTNFFGNKKIEKHAFTIKTIQDAIGIKTHLIHMLEIADTEKNPALQEKLLTVVVVGAGFAGVETIGELNDFVRDSVKSYYHNINPENIRMILVSAKDTILPELGEELGKKAYESLQKAGIRIIPNTKAVDAGEDFVFLGNGETIPCDTMIWTAGVTIDSVITDLDCEHKSGRIAVDQYLKLANDDTVFALGDCAAITDTKTGGLYPPTAQHALRQSKIVSHNLKSTILGKVDLKPFNFESKGMMAIIGKRDGIAKISGYSLTGLPAWLIWKTYYLMMLPTFEKKLKVAMDWTVNSLFTRDITLVRKIKRKSVNHLDGIESLDQVLFRSEAQAKTN, encoded by the coding sequence TTGCAATCTGCTAAAAAAATTCTGATTTTGGGTGGCGGATTTGCAGGAATCTCAGTGTTACAGGAATTAGAGTCTAGCTTCAAGCACAATGACAATGTCCAAATCACTCTGGTAAATGAAGACAATTTCTTTTTGTTCACGCCAATGCTGCCGGAGTTGGCATCTGGCATGATTAGGCCTAGCGCAATCTCAATTCCATTGCGAATGGTCTGCAAGAAAACCGAATTCATCCAGGCCAAAGTATCATCAATTGATCTGAAGAGTAAGCTTGTGGCCATCACTAGGCCGTTTGATGGGATGGTCAAGGTGCTATCTTATGATTATTTGGTGATTGCTATGGGGGGCACAACCAACTTCTTTGGCAACAAAAAAATCGAAAAGCATGCATTCACAATCAAAACAATACAGGATGCAATAGGAATCAAAACTCATTTGATCCACATGCTGGAAATTGCAGACACTGAAAAAAATCCAGCACTACAGGAAAAATTGCTGACAGTGGTGGTGGTGGGTGCAGGCTTTGCAGGAGTTGAAACGATTGGGGAGCTAAACGACTTTGTGCGCGATTCCGTCAAATCATACTATCACAATATCAATCCAGAAAACATCAGGATGATTTTGGTTTCTGCCAAGGATACCATACTGCCGGAGCTTGGAGAGGAATTGGGCAAAAAGGCATACGAGTCACTGCAAAAGGCAGGAATTAGAATCATACCAAATACAAAAGCGGTGGATGCAGGCGAGGATTTTGTATTTTTGGGAAATGGTGAGACCATACCATGCGATACTATGATCTGGACTGCCGGCGTCACAATAGACTCCGTCATAACAGATTTGGACTGCGAGCACAAGTCAGGCAGAATTGCAGTGGACCAGTACCTCAAGCTTGCTAACGACGATACCGTGTTTGCCCTAGGAGACTGTGCAGCAATTACTGATACAAAGACCGGAGGGTTGTATCCACCCACTGCCCAGCATGCACTAAGGCAAAGCAAAATAGTGTCACACAATCTAAAATCAACGATTCTTGGCAAGGTAGACCTCAAGCCGTTTAACTTTGAAAGCAAGGGCATGATGGCAATAATAGGAAAACGGGATGGAATTGCAAAGATCTCAGGTTATTCCCTGACCGGACTGCCTGCATGGTTGATTTGGAAAACATACTATCTAATGATGCTCCCGACATTTGAGAAAAAGCTCAAAGTTGCAATGGATTGGACTGTAAATTCGCTGTTTACGCGAGACATAACACTGGTCCGCAAAATAAAGAGAAAGAGCGTAAACCACCTAGACGGAATAGAAAGCCTTGATCAAGTATTGTTTAGATCAGAGGCGCAGGCCAAGACAAATTGA
- the aspS gene encoding aspartate--tRNA(Asn) ligase: MIGTDLEKWRRTHYSNQLSAKLENTDVTVMGWVLSVRGHGNISFMALKDKEGEIQIVAKAGSCPDDVREKISHLKAHSSVGVLGTIKPSEKAPNGVEIIPKELKVFSEVEKIPPFEPYAKTVKNIDTRLEIRPIDLKRKPLQHVFKARSLVLKSIRDYFYEKGFLEINTPKMIATATEGGAALFPIFYYNKEAFLAQSPQLYKEQLTMSFEKVFEIAPIFRAEPSRTNRHLSEAISIDLEEAYVDYNDIMQRIEDLIKASIRTVSEYAKNNPESEFVVPELPDKIPQYTYAELVDKMQKVGAKTEWGDDLYPSNLKKIGLGGFYFIKDWPTGPKPFYVKINKLDPKISESFDLMFGDLELSSGSTRVEKKAELEERMKNKGLKVDAFEYHLRAFDYGVPPHAGCGIGLERLIMALTGTENIRDTTLYPRDVDRLTP, from the coding sequence ATGATAGGAACAGACCTAGAGAAATGGCGCAGAACTCATTATTCTAACCAATTATCTGCCAAGCTTGAAAACACTGATGTTACAGTAATGGGCTGGGTCTTATCAGTTCGAGGTCACGGCAATATTTCATTTATGGCACTAAAAGACAAAGAGGGCGAAATCCAGATAGTTGCAAAGGCCGGAAGCTGTCCTGATGATGTGCGAGAAAAAATCTCACATCTTAAGGCTCACTCGTCAGTTGGAGTACTAGGTACGATAAAGCCGTCTGAAAAGGCGCCAAACGGAGTAGAGATAATACCCAAAGAACTCAAGGTATTTTCCGAAGTGGAAAAGATTCCACCATTTGAGCCATACGCAAAAACTGTCAAAAACATCGACACCAGGCTGGAAATTCGACCAATTGATCTGAAAAGAAAGCCACTGCAACATGTATTCAAGGCGCGAAGCCTGGTTCTCAAATCAATTAGGGATTATTTTTATGAGAAAGGATTTTTGGAAATCAACACGCCAAAAATGATTGCAACTGCAACAGAGGGCGGAGCTGCACTGTTTCCGATATTTTACTATAACAAAGAGGCGTTTTTGGCCCAGTCCCCCCAGTTGTACAAAGAGCAGCTAACTATGAGCTTTGAAAAAGTGTTTGAGATTGCACCGATATTTAGGGCGGAGCCGTCCAGAACTAATCGACATCTCTCAGAGGCAATCTCAATAGACCTAGAAGAGGCATATGTAGACTATAACGACATAATGCAGAGAATAGAGGATTTGATTAAAGCCTCAATTAGAACAGTATCTGAATATGCCAAGAACAACCCTGAATCCGAATTTGTCGTGCCGGAATTGCCAGACAAAATCCCGCAATACACATACGCAGAACTAGTCGATAAAATGCAAAAAGTAGGCGCAAAGACAGAATGGGGCGATGACTTGTACCCATCAAATCTTAAAAAAATCGGCCTGGGTGGATTTTACTTTATCAAGGATTGGCCTACTGGACCCAAGCCATTCTATGTCAAGATAAACAAATTAGACCCGAAAATATCTGAATCCTTTGACCTGATGTTTGGCGATTTGGAATTATCCTCTGGCAGCACTAGGGTTGAGAAAAAGGCAGAGCTTGAAGAGCGAATGAAGAACAAAGGACTCAAAGTGGATGCCTTTGAGTATCACCTTCGGGCGTTTGATTATGGAGTTCCGCCACACGCAGGCTGTGGAATAGGCCTAGAAAGACTAATCATGGCTCTGACTGGAACTGAAAACATAAGAGACACCACACTATACCCAAGAGACGTAGACAGGCTAACGCCTTAG
- a CDS encoding Asp-tRNA(Asn)/Glu-tRNA(Gln) amidotransferase subunit GatC: protein MVTKEDIEHIAKLMRIDIESSDEYFERVKKILGYFDILDKADIEGEEVPVQQVTIDDLREDKYVAFDDPLIQQLKNYKGRYVRAPKMN, encoded by the coding sequence TTGGTAACAAAAGAAGACATTGAGCACATTGCAAAGCTAATGAGAATAGATATTGAGAGTTCTGACGAGTATTTTGAGCGGGTAAAAAAAATCCTTGGCTATTTTGACATTTTAGACAAGGCAGACATTGAGGGTGAAGAAGTACCGGTACAACAAGTAACAATCGATGATCTTAGAGAAGACAAGTATGTCGCGTTTGATGATCCTCTAATACAACAACTCAAAAACTACAAGGGCAGATACGTCCGCGCACCCAAGATGAATTAG
- the gatA gene encoding Asp-tRNA(Asn)/Glu-tRNA(Gln) amidotransferase subunit GatA — protein MDLGISAIEYINGIKNGTITVEEFVAKTLEHIKKVEPKLHAFISLNDDALEQAQAIDKKVKAGQNVGAFYGIPISIKDNICIKGGKTTCASKMLANYTSPYDATVVSKLKSQDAVIIGKTNLDEFAMGVATEFSAFGPSKNPWNIDYVPGGSSGGSAVSVAGLESILSLGSDTGGSVRNPASFCSIVGLKPTYGLVSRYGLVSYANSIEQIGPMGRRVEDVALLLNHIAGKDPHDPTTIDNKNQDYLSGIDAGISGKKIGIIKEMSSGAGLDDTVASVFKNAVSAFEKLGTKIEEVSLDMVEYTVATYYVLTTAEAGSNLSRYDNLRYGYDLDSEGYEFKSYISKARRNFGPEVTRRMILGGFVPSAGFAGKYLLKALKVKSKLKKQIQSAFSKCDFLISPTVPVLPFKFGEKIDDPLAMYMADINTVTANLTGVPAISVPYEVKNGLPVGIQIHANILQEKQLLQAAYALQSTTKLPEIPL, from the coding sequence ATGGACCTTGGAATCTCTGCCATAGAATACATCAATGGCATCAAAAACGGCACAATCACTGTAGAGGAATTTGTAGCAAAAACTCTGGAGCATATCAAAAAAGTAGAGCCAAAACTGCACGCCTTTATCTCATTAAATGATGATGCTCTAGAGCAGGCACAAGCAATAGACAAAAAGGTAAAGGCAGGCCAAAACGTCGGTGCATTTTATGGAATTCCAATATCAATCAAGGACAATATCTGCATCAAGGGCGGCAAGACAACATGTGCATCAAAGATGCTTGCAAATTACACGTCCCCATATGATGCAACCGTAGTATCCAAGCTAAAATCCCAAGATGCAGTAATAATTGGCAAGACAAACCTAGATGAATTTGCAATGGGCGTTGCAACGGAATTTTCCGCATTTGGTCCAAGCAAAAACCCATGGAACATAGATTATGTTCCAGGAGGATCGTCTGGCGGAAGCGCAGTATCTGTTGCAGGCCTAGAATCGATACTATCGCTGGGATCTGATACCGGAGGCTCTGTTAGAAATCCCGCCAGCTTTTGTAGTATCGTTGGACTAAAGCCGACATATGGTTTGGTATCTAGGTATGGCCTAGTGTCATATGCAAACAGCATTGAACAAATCGGTCCGATGGGGAGGCGAGTGGAAGATGTTGCGTTATTGCTAAACCACATTGCAGGAAAAGATCCGCATGATCCTACAACAATAGACAACAAAAACCAGGACTATCTTTCTGGAATTGATGCTGGAATCTCTGGCAAAAAAATCGGAATCATAAAAGAGATGAGTTCCGGTGCCGGATTAGATGATACAGTAGCATCCGTATTCAAAAATGCAGTGTCTGCATTTGAGAAATTGGGCACCAAAATAGAAGAAGTGTCACTAGACATGGTGGAATATACCGTTGCGACGTACTATGTGCTTACTACTGCAGAGGCTGGAAGCAACCTGTCCAGGTATGACAACTTGCGATATGGGTACGATTTGGATTCCGAGGGATATGAATTCAAATCGTACATTTCAAAGGCAAGACGCAATTTTGGACCAGAGGTAACGCGAAGAATGATTCTTGGTGGATTTGTGCCGTCTGCGGGATTTGCAGGAAAATACCTACTCAAGGCGCTAAAAGTAAAAAGCAAGCTCAAAAAACAAATCCAATCGGCATTTTCAAAATGCGACTTTTTAATATCCCCCACAGTACCCGTACTGCCTTTCAAGTTTGGAGAAAAAATAGACGATCCGCTTGCAATGTATATGGCTGACATCAACACAGTTACTGCCAATTTGACTGGAGTGCCAGCCATTTCAGTACCATATGAAGTCAAAAATGGATTGCCAGTAGGAATACAAATTCATGCCAATATCCTACAGGAAAAACAATTGTTACAGGCCGCATATGCTCTACAAAGCACAACCAAGCTACCGGAGATTCCGCTATGA
- the gatB gene encoding Asp-tRNA(Asn)/Glu-tRNA(Gln) amidotransferase subunit GatB: protein MIGLEIHCQLTKLESKLFCTCKANYRGFEPNTNICPVCMGMPGTLPRLNKKAVEKATMIAMALNCKTPQSLGFFRKNYFYPDLPKNFQITQLNLYGPTSIGEQGKVSIEGKEIRIRRIQIEEDPGRLIYEGASERTAITLVDYNRAGTPLVEIVTEPDFDNPRQVRIFLNVLSDLLENLGVSDPTLEGAMRADANVSIEGGNRVEVKNIGSFHDLEKAIHFELTRQTSLKERGIEIAQETRHWDDKRKITISSRSKEEDEDYRYILEGDIPWVIMDEASLQSWKKNMPESISSKKERYVTKYGIPAQVAEVLSSDKYYSDLFEQAHDESNAKEVANMITTDLMGLVDTREKREQSKLVPKHLSDLVSMISSGKVTRSSAKNALQEIVKTGKSVSDIISSTGLAKISDESELGKIIDEIISQEGTAVQQARENPQTINYLVGKVMQKTKGKADPTITLNLFKKKIGI from the coding sequence ATGATAGGCCTAGAAATTCACTGTCAGCTGACCAAGCTAGAAAGCAAGCTGTTCTGTACTTGCAAGGCAAACTATCGCGGATTTGAGCCAAACACAAACATCTGTCCCGTATGCATGGGAATGCCAGGTACTTTGCCAAGGCTGAACAAAAAGGCAGTAGAAAAGGCAACAATGATTGCAATGGCACTCAACTGCAAGACGCCGCAAAGCCTTGGCTTTTTTAGAAAAAATTACTTTTATCCAGACCTGCCAAAAAACTTCCAAATAACCCAGCTAAACTTGTATGGACCTACCAGCATTGGCGAGCAAGGCAAAGTTTCCATAGAAGGAAAAGAGATTCGAATCAGGCGGATCCAAATAGAAGAAGACCCAGGCAGGCTAATCTATGAGGGAGCATCGGAGAGAACAGCAATCACCCTGGTGGACTATAACCGTGCAGGCACACCTCTAGTGGAAATAGTGACAGAGCCTGATTTTGACAACCCGCGACAGGTGCGAATCTTTCTTAATGTGTTGTCGGACTTGCTTGAAAACCTTGGCGTATCAGACCCAACACTGGAAGGCGCCATGCGTGCAGACGCAAACGTCTCCATCGAGGGCGGAAACAGAGTAGAGGTCAAAAACATTGGCTCTTTTCATGATTTAGAAAAGGCAATCCACTTTGAGCTCACACGCCAGACAAGCCTCAAAGAAAGAGGAATTGAAATTGCACAGGAGACTCGTCACTGGGACGATAAGCGAAAGATAACAATATCATCCAGATCCAAAGAAGAGGATGAGGACTACCGGTATATCCTCGAAGGTGATATACCGTGGGTGATAATGGATGAGGCATCACTGCAATCATGGAAGAAAAACATGCCAGAGAGTATCAGCTCCAAAAAGGAAAGATACGTCACAAAATACGGCATCCCAGCACAGGTAGCAGAGGTGTTATCATCTGACAAGTATTATTCGGATTTGTTTGAGCAGGCCCATGATGAATCAAATGCCAAAGAAGTTGCAAATATGATCACAACTGATCTGATGGGCCTAGTTGACACCAGAGAAAAACGAGAGCAATCTAAACTAGTACCAAAACACCTCTCTGATCTAGTATCAATGATAAGTTCCGGCAAAGTAACTCGAAGCTCGGCAAAAAATGCACTTCAGGAAATTGTCAAGACCGGAAAATCCGTATCAGATATCATATCCAGTACTGGTTTGGCAAAAATCTCTGACGAATCAGAGTTGGGTAAAATAATCGATGAGATAATATCGCAAGAAGGCACAGCTGTTCAGCAGGCACGGGAGAATCCTCAAACCATAAACTATCTTGTTGGAAAGGTAATGCAGAAAACCAAAGGAAAAGCAGACCCAACAATAACGCTAAATCTATTCAAGAAAAAAATTGGAATCTGA
- a CDS encoding AMP-binding protein, translated as MSFVFIPTKEQTENSNIFRFMQKHNISSLQELHKKSVSDVNWYWNAVNDDIGIVWDKKYTVVSDFSAGKPWAKWFTNGKLNIINSTLSKFAKKIPDKIAYYFVSENNIEQKITYLQLENHVNKLANALISLGVQKGDVVAIYMPMILESIITILACAKIGAIQTTIFSGYSSDALNVRLQDSNAKILFVSDGFNRRGKSVSQIDAAQNALEQTSIEKIVIVPYRDTDKYEFSDKILDYVKLVSNQSETCQTRTLDSEDPLFILYTSGTTGKPKGVIHTHGGFTVFAGHQASYLIDLTPDDVLFWPADIGWITGQVWNVYGLLEIGATAVIYDGAIDYPNQGRVWELLSKYGVTIFGISPTATRMFRKSGINPREKYNLNKIRIIPTTGEPIDEESWWWLYEKIGNKKIPIMNLAGGTEIGGAMLSVFPGMKLKPTTVGMPCPGFDLDVIDENQNSLTDQKGFLVIRTPWPSMTRGLLGDNTRYIQTYWSQYKDLWFHGDYVICDSNGLWYMHGRVDDVINVSGHRLSTVEIERVVSTHPQIADSAAISIPDDITGEAIVVFVVLKDKSSQDIQKQIQDHVSDKIGKLARPKLIYAISEMPKTRTGKVMRRLLKAKLLVESLGDLSGLENPHVLDEIIGPK; from the coding sequence ATGTCTTTTGTGTTTATTCCAACAAAAGAACAAACGGAAAACTCTAACATTTTTCGATTCATGCAAAAACACAACATTTCGTCTTTGCAGGAATTGCACAAAAAATCCGTATCCGATGTAAATTGGTACTGGAATGCAGTAAACGATGACATCGGCATAGTCTGGGACAAAAAATATACAGTTGTTTCTGATTTTTCTGCAGGAAAACCATGGGCAAAGTGGTTTACTAATGGCAAGCTAAACATCATAAATTCCACACTGTCAAAATTTGCCAAAAAAATACCAGACAAGATTGCATATTATTTTGTATCAGAAAATAATATTGAACAAAAAATCACCTACCTACAATTAGAAAATCATGTAAACAAACTTGCAAATGCGTTGATATCATTAGGTGTACAAAAAGGAGATGTTGTCGCAATCTATATGCCGATGATCCTAGAATCAATCATCACAATATTGGCATGTGCAAAAATAGGTGCAATCCAGACAACAATATTTTCCGGATATAGTTCAGACGCACTAAACGTCAGATTGCAAGATTCAAATGCAAAAATCTTGTTTGTATCTGACGGATTTAATCGTAGGGGAAAATCAGTGTCACAAATAGATGCAGCACAAAATGCACTAGAGCAAACCAGTATTGAAAAAATAGTCATAGTACCATATCGCGATACAGACAAGTACGAGTTTTCTGACAAAATTCTAGACTATGTAAAACTAGTATCCAATCAATCAGAGACATGCCAGACAAGAACACTAGATTCAGAAGATCCATTGTTCATACTATACACCTCTGGCACGACTGGCAAGCCAAAAGGAGTCATTCACACGCATGGCGGATTTACAGTTTTTGCGGGCCATCAAGCATCATACTTGATTGATTTGACGCCGGATGATGTTTTGTTTTGGCCTGCTGATATTGGTTGGATTACTGGCCAAGTGTGGAATGTATACGGATTGCTCGAAATTGGTGCAACAGCAGTAATCTATGATGGTGCAATTGATTATCCAAATCAAGGCAGAGTCTGGGAATTGCTCTCAAAATATGGAGTGACAATTTTTGGAATTTCTCCTACTGCTACTAGGATGTTTAGAAAATCCGGAATTAATCCAAGGGAAAAATACAATCTGAATAAAATTAGAATTATTCCAACCACAGGCGAGCCAATTGATGAGGAGTCATGGTGGTGGTTATATGAAAAAATTGGTAACAAAAAAATCCCAATCATGAATTTGGCTGGAGGAACTGAGATAGGCGGTGCAATGCTATCAGTATTTCCAGGAATGAAATTAAAACCAACCACAGTCGGTATGCCATGCCCCGGTTTTGATCTTGATGTCATAGACGAAAACCAAAACTCACTGACAGACCAAAAAGGCTTTCTTGTAATAAGGACGCCATGGCCTAGCATGACACGCGGCTTACTTGGTGATAACACCAGATACATTCAGACCTATTGGAGTCAATACAAAGACCTCTGGTTTCATGGAGATTACGTTATTTGTGACTCTAATGGATTGTGGTACATGCATGGCCGAGTAGATGATGTGATCAATGTATCAGGACACAGATTAAGTACAGTGGAAATTGAGCGAGTTGTTTCCACACATCCACAAATCGCAGACTCTGCCGCAATATCAATCCCAGACGACATCACAGGTGAGGCAATCGTAGTATTTGTCGTACTCAAGGATAAGTCATCCCAAGACATTCAAAAACAAATTCAGGACCATGTCTCTGATAAAATAGGCAAGCTTGCACGTCCAAAACTGATATACGCAATATCAGAAATGCCTAAAACACGCACCGGTAAAGTAATGAGAAGACTGCTAAAAGCAAAATTACTTGTGGAGTCACTAGGGGATTTGTCGGGATTGGAAAATCCTCACGTCCTAGATGAGATTATCGGACCCAAATAA